One Nitrosopumilus piranensis genomic region harbors:
- a CDS encoding winged helix-turn-helix transcriptional regulator: MADPNYSWFYLVLFLAIPLSRIIPRLISKRREKTDGYKTKETQTEQSTEWRPKQESLKSQTKEMQVLGIMHQGANTFDKIQKNTQIETKVLDSILQELEQKGLIKVVEKQGMFGPKIELYSTDKGFKEYYS; this comes from the coding sequence ATGGCAGATCCAAACTATTCTTGGTTTTATTTGGTATTATTTTTGGCCATACCCCTATCTAGAATCATTCCAAGATTAATTTCAAAACGAAGGGAGAAGACTGATGGATATAAAACTAAAGAAACACAAACAGAACAAAGTACTGAATGGAGACCAAAACAAGAATCATTAAAATCACAAACAAAAGAAATGCAAGTTCTTGGAATAATGCATCAAGGTGCCAATACATTTGATAAAATTCAAAAAAACACCCAGATTGAAACCAAAGTACTTGATTCAATTTTACAAGAGTTAGAGCAAAAAGGCCTCATCAAGGTAGTAGAAAAACAAGGAATGTTTGGTCCAAAAATTGAGTTATACTCCACAGATAAAGGATTCAAAGAATATTATTCATAG
- the bioD gene encoding dethiobiotin synthase, producing MKSLFIAGTDTDVGKTYITAGLAVVLRKMGVDVGVMKPFAAGDAQKKGYKSEDVEILSSAAQTCDPENLVNPQFFLIPASPYTAWKKLKIKPKVSTVLSSFKKLSKLHKVILVEGMGGIMTPILKDYYITNLIKEMKIPTVIVTRSKIGTVNHTVMTVKMCEKYKIPIKGIIINDFESGYPIKDLTRDLQNLTGIKVLGSIPFIQDMSDASLNQIFKKNIDLKLLLK from the coding sequence TTGAAATCTCTCTTTATTGCAGGAACTGATACAGATGTTGGAAAAACCTACATCACAGCAGGGCTTGCTGTAGTGCTGCGCAAAATGGGTGTGGATGTTGGTGTGATGAAACCATTTGCTGCAGGAGATGCTCAAAAAAAAGGCTACAAATCCGAAGATGTTGAAATTTTATCTAGTGCTGCCCAAACATGTGATCCTGAAAATTTGGTAAACCCTCAATTCTTTTTAATTCCTGCATCACCCTATACTGCTTGGAAGAAACTAAAAATAAAACCCAAAGTTTCTACAGTTTTATCTAGTTTCAAAAAATTATCAAAACTTCACAAAGTGATTCTAGTTGAAGGTATGGGGGGTATCATGACTCCTATTCTCAAAGACTATTACATTACAAATTTGATAAAAGAGATGAAAATTCCAACAGTAATTGTCACACGTAGTAAAATTGGAACTGTTAATCACACTGTAATGACAGTAAAGATGTGTGAAAAGTACAAAATCCCAATCAAGGGAATAATCATTAATGACTTTGAAAGTGGCTATCCAATCAAAGACTTGACAAGGGATTTGCAAAATCTTACAGGAATCAAAGTATTGGGTTCTATTCCATTTATCCAAGACATGAGTGATGCATCTTTGAATCAAATCTTCAAAAAGAATATTGATTTGAAATTGCTATTAAAATAA
- the bioA gene encoding adenosylmethionine--8-amino-7-oxononanoate transaminase — protein sequence MKSYVWHPNTQMTEWDSFDKITKAKGMWLIDSKGNKMIDAVASMWCNVWGHSNPQLVKAITNQSKKLQHSSMFNITNEPAEKLADNLVKISHGMHKVFFSDNGSSAMEISIKMALQYWKNIGEKRTEIATLENGYHGDTFGAMAVGYVPEFFGKFKKQLFKTIQFPVPNKYRLPKEYTFSDYQNECLEKIEKKFSKNKNIAAFVMESGAQVAGGVIIYPKEFQKKISQLCKKYDVLLVLDEIATGFGRLGSMTQHEEQKSTPDIVAYGKMLTGGYLTMAATLANKKVYDSFSGEFNDWKHLFHGHTYTGNPLAASVANENIKMYHKNKLIKKIQKTSKIFEKYYKEISEIDIVGDIRHKGMLMGIELVTDKKKKIPIHPKKSINKIFYEEGKKNGIYLRTLGNIVMLVPPLAISEKELDLLLKCTIKTILSARSQVI from the coding sequence ATGAAAAGTTATGTTTGGCACCCAAATACCCAGATGACTGAATGGGATTCTTTTGATAAAATTACCAAAGCCAAAGGAATGTGGCTAATAGATTCCAAAGGCAACAAAATGATAGATGCCGTAGCCTCTATGTGGTGTAATGTTTGGGGACATTCAAACCCTCAACTAGTCAAGGCAATCACAAATCAGAGCAAAAAACTGCAGCATTCATCAATGTTCAACATCACAAATGAGCCTGCAGAGAAATTAGCAGACAATCTAGTCAAAATCTCCCATGGAATGCACAAAGTGTTTTTTTCAGATAATGGATCATCAGCAATGGAAATTTCAATCAAAATGGCGTTACAGTATTGGAAAAACATTGGAGAGAAAAGAACAGAGATTGCAACACTAGAAAACGGATACCATGGAGATACCTTTGGCGCGATGGCAGTAGGATATGTGCCAGAATTTTTTGGGAAATTCAAAAAACAATTATTCAAAACAATACAATTTCCAGTTCCAAACAAATATCGACTGCCAAAAGAATATACGTTTTCTGATTATCAAAATGAATGTCTTGAAAAAATTGAAAAAAAGTTTTCAAAAAATAAAAACATTGCAGCATTTGTAATGGAAAGTGGTGCACAGGTAGCTGGGGGAGTCATAATTTATCCAAAAGAATTTCAAAAAAAGATTAGTCAATTATGTAAAAAATATGATGTATTGTTGGTCTTAGATGAGATTGCAACAGGATTTGGCAGATTAGGTTCTATGACTCAGCATGAAGAGCAAAAATCCACTCCAGATATTGTAGCATATGGAAAAATGTTAACAGGGGGTTATCTTACCATGGCTGCAACACTTGCAAACAAAAAAGTCTATGATTCATTCTCAGGAGAATTCAATGATTGGAAGCATCTCTTTCATGGTCACACATACACTGGAAACCCACTTGCAGCATCAGTTGCAAATGAAAATATCAAAATGTATCACAAAAACAAATTGATTAAAAAAATTCAGAAAACATCCAAAATATTTGAAAAATACTACAAGGAAATTTCTGAAATTGATATTGTTGGAGATATCAGACACAAAGGAATGTTAATGGGAATAGAACTAGTCACTGATAAAAAGAAAAAGATCCCAATTCATCCCAAAAAATCAATCAATAAAATATTCTATGAAGAAGGCAAAAAGAACGGAATCTATCTAAGAACCCTTGGGAATATAGTCATGCTTGTTCCACCCCTGGCAATATCTGAAAAAGAACTTGATTTACTCCTAAAGTGTACAATTAAGACTATTCTGAGTGCAAGGTCTCAAGTAATCTGA
- a CDS encoding ParB/RepB/Spo0J family partition protein — translation MEVIDNSLVEPIEIRMIRPSKFPVRYKLPSNSSELVNLKSSIKEHGLLQPIVIRPLDHGFEIVAGHRRFSACKSMRWRFIPSKIRDLSDKQAYEIQLTENIQRKSMDPIEEAEAYQKYVNEYGWGGVSELGKKIGKSEEYVSHRMQLLKLPDDVREKIVHNDLSVSQALELTNVDASMKSEFVDEIVGNKLTVKQIRIMKKKTKEETELYKPSPNKNSKTLNLVNKSNLALKITLSRIDDLIEDAHGIDPKQRVEMIKFLMGLRLKTHSMIDETIKFKKKFSK, via the coding sequence GTGGAAGTAATTGATAATTCTCTTGTAGAACCTATTGAAATTCGAATGATCAGACCATCTAAATTCCCAGTTAGATACAAACTCCCATCAAATTCCTCAGAACTTGTAAACCTCAAATCTAGCATTAAAGAACATGGATTACTTCAGCCAATTGTGATCAGACCTCTTGATCATGGATTTGAGATTGTTGCAGGTCATAGAAGGTTTTCTGCATGTAAATCAATGCGTTGGAGATTTATTCCTAGTAAAATTAGAGATTTGTCTGACAAACAAGCATATGAAATCCAACTAACTGAAAATATTCAAAGAAAATCAATGGACCCAATTGAGGAAGCCGAGGCATACCAAAAATACGTAAATGAGTATGGCTGGGGGGGCGTAAGCGAACTAGGGAAAAAAATTGGAAAAAGTGAAGAATATGTATCTCATAGAATGCAACTTCTAAAACTCCCTGATGATGTGAGAGAAAAGATTGTTCACAATGATTTGAGTGTCAGTCAGGCATTAGAACTCACAAACGTTGATGCGTCTATGAAAAGCGAGTTTGTAGATGAAATTGTAGGTAATAAGCTTACAGTAAAACAGATCAGAATCATGAAAAAGAAGACCAAAGAAGAAACCGAACTTTACAAACCAAGTCCTAACAAGAATTCTAAAACCCTTAATCTGGTAAATAAAAGTAACCTTGCACTTAAAATCACTCTTTCAAGAATTGATGATTTGATTGAAGATGCACATGGTATTGATCCAAAACAAAGAGTAGAGATGATCAAATTTTTGATGGGTCTCAGATTGAAAACTCATTCAATGATAGATGAAACTATTAAATTTAAAAAGAAATTTTCAAAATAA
- a CDS encoding histidine kinase, with amino-acid sequence MVDRVDELIISALSQNSKQDVFEIWDYLKGFNYDLAEEEIESRITKLEEDEIIKGYTIKVDVKKIPHRVVRVDLVTFRTSQALPKRLVGLKKYLNDAPFVLFSGRTRGGYDWITVKSFLSNEMADEENDIYRNLFGDIIQTYEVYDFVPQTEASIYALTYTEDEYKKFLKEWAPPFIGS; translated from the coding sequence ATGGTGGATAGGGTTGATGAACTTATAATTTCAGCGCTTTCCCAAAACTCAAAACAAGATGTATTTGAGATATGGGATTATCTAAAAGGTTTCAACTATGATTTAGCAGAAGAAGAGATCGAATCTAGAATAACAAAACTTGAGGAAGATGAAATTATTAAGGGATATACAATCAAAGTAGATGTAAAGAAAATTCCACATAGAGTTGTTCGAGTAGATCTTGTTACATTTAGAACATCACAAGCACTTCCAAAACGTCTAGTAGGTTTGAAAAAATATCTTAATGATGCGCCATTTGTATTATTTTCAGGTAGGACACGTGGTGGATATGATTGGATCACAGTAAAATCATTTTTGTCAAATGAGATGGCAGATGAGGAAAATGACATCTATAGAAATCTATTTGGAGATATTATTCAAACTTATGAGGTCTATGACTTTGTTCCACAGACAGAAGCATCAATTTATGCTCTGACATACACTGAAGATGAATACAAAAAATTCCTCAAAGAATGGGCGCCGCCATTTATTGGATCATAA
- a CDS encoding sodium:solute symporter family transporter: MALSVILMVKAETKWLGTRKTSEWFYTAGRTIKTGLIASSIVSAWTWAATLLQSSTVTYEFGLGGSFWYAAGASIQVILFSILAIELKRKAPMTHTFPEMIYVRYGKHSHKIFLSFALMTNTIVTAMLVLGGAAVIHSLTGVDITIAAFLIPVGIILYTIGGGLKATFFAEYLNAAFIFVVVLIFVTVIYFATPEIGGISGMYEKLRQASILNPVEGNVFGTYLTLASIGALIFGIINIVGNFGTVFVDQSYWQRAIASRPRAATGGFIIGGLAWFAIPFTLATTLGLAAIATGVVLNENEIELGLVAPTTATNLMGDLGAVLILTIIFTAVTAAGSSQLVSVSSLITYDVFRTYLKPSATGRELIRISRFTILGFGIGMGVLASLLFHSGFSLQYVYLMMGVLIGSAVAPISFALLWKKTNKFAATSAAVIGLACGVFSWIFVANSIYGEITLASTGNLIPLLIGNVVSILVSLGITIVGSLIKSENFDFQIMKQKILVVDDKVRSMLRRDTDEEFLQRSLRFCKRIGFSISVFLVIVWPTSFYLTEFVFEEQSFHLWVWLAITWAFSAAGIIIFLPLIEARRNITEIFHKAQMNQNEEFDDSQDSKYDLPIMKILVPVDGSARSLKALYQANYLFRGAAKVRIYLLHVIEWTDENEENIDEALSEQIQEEGRLILRSVVVPKNISDYKRIVKLGDPAQKISELADKLKIDVIIMGKKGIGKSTSDLGHVTQKVLKLTSKSVVLSE; this comes from the coding sequence ATGGCATTATCAGTCATACTGATGGTCAAGGCCGAAACAAAATGGCTTGGAACTAGAAAAACCTCTGAGTGGTTTTATACTGCTGGACGAACAATCAAAACGGGATTAATTGCATCATCTATAGTATCTGCATGGACATGGGCTGCAACTTTACTTCAATCTTCTACTGTGACCTATGAGTTTGGATTGGGAGGGTCGTTTTGGTATGCAGCAGGTGCCAGTATTCAGGTTATCTTGTTTTCAATTCTTGCAATTGAACTAAAAAGAAAGGCGCCAATGACTCACACTTTTCCTGAGATGATCTATGTTAGATATGGAAAACATTCTCACAAGATTTTCTTATCTTTTGCATTAATGACTAACACAATTGTTACTGCGATGCTTGTTTTAGGCGGTGCTGCAGTAATCCACTCGCTTACTGGAGTAGATATTACTATAGCCGCATTTCTAATTCCTGTTGGAATAATCCTATACACTATTGGGGGAGGTCTTAAAGCAACATTTTTTGCAGAATATCTTAATGCAGCATTCATCTTTGTTGTGGTTTTGATTTTTGTAACTGTTATCTATTTTGCTACCCCTGAAATTGGGGGAATTTCTGGAATGTATGAAAAACTCCGTCAAGCATCTATTTTAAATCCTGTAGAAGGTAATGTATTTGGAACATATCTGACATTGGCATCAATTGGTGCTCTGATATTTGGCATCATCAACATTGTTGGAAACTTTGGAACTGTTTTTGTTGATCAATCATATTGGCAACGAGCAATTGCATCACGACCACGGGCTGCTACTGGCGGATTCATTATAGGTGGTTTGGCCTGGTTTGCCATCCCATTTACACTGGCTACTACTCTTGGTCTAGCGGCAATTGCTACTGGCGTCGTTCTAAATGAAAATGAGATAGAGTTGGGTCTTGTTGCCCCCACTACAGCCACAAATCTAATGGGTGATCTTGGAGCCGTTCTAATTCTTACAATAATATTTACAGCAGTTACTGCTGCGGGGTCTTCTCAATTAGTAAGTGTGTCATCTCTTATCACGTATGATGTATTTCGTACCTATCTGAAACCTTCTGCTACCGGTAGAGAATTGATTAGAATATCTCGATTTACCATCTTAGGATTTGGGATTGGAATGGGTGTTTTAGCATCTCTCCTATTTCATTCTGGATTTAGTTTACAATATGTCTATCTGATGATGGGTGTTCTGATAGGGTCTGCAGTTGCTCCGATCTCCTTTGCATTATTGTGGAAAAAGACCAACAAATTTGCTGCCACATCTGCTGCAGTAATTGGATTGGCATGTGGTGTTTTCTCATGGATCTTTGTAGCAAATTCTATCTATGGAGAAATCACACTTGCTTCAACAGGGAATTTAATTCCACTTTTGATTGGAAATGTTGTTTCAATCCTTGTCAGTTTGGGAATCACAATTGTTGGTAGTTTGATAAAATCTGAAAACTTTGATTTCCAAATAATGAAACAAAAAATTCTGGTTGTAGATGATAAGGTTCGTTCTATGCTAAGACGAGATACTGATGAAGAATTCCTTCAACGTTCTTTGAGATTTTGTAAAAGAATTGGATTCTCAATTTCAGTATTTCTTGTTATTGTTTGGCCTACCTCTTTTTATCTAACAGAGTTTGTTTTTGAAGAACAGTCATTCCACCTATGGGTTTGGCTTGCTATAACTTGGGCATTTTCGGCAGCAGGAATAATCATCTTTTTACCATTAATTGAGGCTAGAAGAAACATTACTGAGATTTTCCATAAAGCACAAATGAATCAAAATGAAGAGTTTGATGATTCTCAAGACTCTAAATATGATCTACCAATAATGAAAATCCTAGTCCCAGTTGACGGTTCTGCAAGATCACTTAAGGCATTGTATCAAGCAAATTATTTGTTTAGAGGTGCAGCAAAGGTTAGGATATACCTACTTCATGTGATAGAATGGACTGATGAAAATGAAGAAAATATTGATGAAGCATTATCAGAGCAAATTCAAGAAGAAGGCCGACTGATTCTAAGAAGTGTTGTTGTCCCCAAAAATATTAGTGACTATAAGAGAATTGTAAAACTGGGGGATCCTGCCCAAAAGATTTCCGAACTTGCTGACAAACTCAAAATTGATGTGATAATTATGGGCAAAAAGGGAATAGGAAAGTCCACTTCAGATTTGGGTCATGTTACACAAAAGGTACTCAAGTTAACTTCCAAATCTGTTGTTCTATCGGAATAG
- a CDS encoding urease accessory protein UreD, which produces MNKLEYYTPDDTPKEIQAYDASVKQLGVGKSGKVGILDVELQVNESGKTVVTKQFSQVPLQIQKALYTESFLPQMAFLYVISSSGGILQGDRYRTDILLKNKAISHITTQGATRIYSMNANSASQILNITVEENCYLEYIPDQIIPYKNSRYYQKVNLNVHDNSTLIYSEILTPGRVAMDESFEYDICYLRTHCKNQDNKIRFLENTKIEPKKQRVRDFGILGEYEIVGTVYILTKKEEIIALENLIEKELKKFEKITIGTSILSDESGVIIRILGNKTDMIFEGIFKIVEIVRKKTLDAPFSKIRKS; this is translated from the coding sequence TTGAATAAACTAGAATACTATACTCCTGATGACACTCCAAAAGAGATTCAGGCATATGATGCCAGTGTAAAACAGTTAGGGGTGGGCAAATCCGGAAAGGTAGGAATTTTAGATGTAGAACTCCAAGTAAATGAAAGCGGAAAGACTGTTGTTACAAAGCAATTTTCACAAGTTCCTCTACAAATTCAAAAAGCACTATACACTGAAAGTTTCCTTCCCCAAATGGCATTTCTTTATGTAATTTCATCATCAGGGGGAATTCTACAAGGTGATCGATATAGAACAGACATCCTACTAAAAAATAAGGCAATTTCTCATATTACAACGCAAGGGGCCACTAGAATCTATAGCATGAACGCAAATTCTGCATCACAGATTCTAAACATTACAGTTGAGGAGAATTGTTATCTTGAATATATTCCGGATCAGATAATCCCTTACAAAAACTCTAGATATTATCAAAAGGTGAATCTCAATGTTCATGACAATTCTACTTTGATTTATTCAGAAATCTTAACTCCGGGAAGAGTTGCAATGGATGAGTCATTTGAGTATGATATTTGTTATCTTAGAACACATTGCAAAAATCAAGACAATAAGATTAGATTTTTAGAAAATACGAAGATTGAACCAAAAAAACAACGAGTAAGAGATTTTGGAATATTAGGTGAATATGAAATTGTTGGAACAGTTTACATCCTTACAAAAAAAGAAGAAATCATTGCACTAGAAAATCTTATTGAAAAAGAACTAAAAAAATTTGAGAAAATAACAATTGGAACATCTATCTTGTCTGACGAATCAGGAGTCATTATCAGAATTTTAGGAAACAAAACAGATATGATTTTTGAAGGAATTTTTAAAATTGTAGAGATCGTAAGGAAAAAAACTCTTGATGCGCCATTTAGTAAAATTAGGAAAAGTTAG
- the ureG gene encoding urease accessory protein UreG: protein MTHIPRIGIGGPVGSGKSMLIERLVPMLAQKGYSVSIISNDVISKEDADRMRNNLATKRGLLPENLVIGLATGGCPHTAVREDPSMNLSVIEEMEAKHPDLDLIIIESGGDNITTTFSPILADYFIYIIDVAGGDKYPRKGGLGIESCDLLIINKIDLAPLVEADLEIMKRDALKIRKEKPFEFVNCKTDKGIMKVTEHIIHDVLFDAQPKSIIAQKV from the coding sequence ATGACACATATTCCTAGAATTGGAATAGGAGGGCCTGTAGGCTCTGGAAAGAGTATGCTTATTGAGAGACTAGTTCCAATGCTTGCACAAAAAGGATACAGTGTAAGTATCATCTCAAATGATGTCATATCAAAAGAAGATGCCGATAGGATGCGAAATAACCTTGCAACTAAGAGGGGGTTACTCCCTGAGAATTTAGTGATTGGTCTTGCAACAGGTGGATGTCCTCATACTGCGGTCCGAGAAGACCCTTCAATGAATCTTTCAGTAATTGAAGAGATGGAGGCAAAGCATCCTGATTTGGATCTCATAATAATTGAAAGTGGTGGAGACAACATTACAACTACATTTAGTCCAATCCTGGCTGATTATTTCATTTACATTATTGACGTTGCAGGAGGAGACAAGTATCCAAGAAAGGGAGGACTCGGAATTGAGAGTTGTGATCTTTTGATAATTAACAAGATCGATCTTGCACCATTAGTTGAGGCAGATCTAGAAATAATGAAAAGAGATGCACTAAAAATTAGAAAAGAAAAGCCATTTGAATTTGTAAACTGTAAAACGGATAAAGGAATAATGAAAGTTACAGAACATATTATTCATGATGTATTATTTGATGCACAACCAAAATCAATAATTGCCCAAAAGGTGTAA
- a CDS encoding urease accessory protein UreF — protein sequence MNIDEIEQELGVMQLSDSFFPTGIFATSNGLEYLFSQNKIHGMTDLAEMVKINIIQQIGPTDCIALADIFENSNEGNFDRIIQADNTLFATKSIKEIRDASVRSGIQLVKCVAEFVKDDKMLKQYQDSILEKKANGIFPVAFAICCNAMKIKKEKSMMMMLYGFSVAVVGAALRLGLIQHFEGQKIIHKIKPVIAQTIKENSNKSLSEMWQFAPQMDVIQMSHEKMDSKMFIT from the coding sequence ATGAACATTGATGAGATTGAACAAGAACTAGGAGTAATGCAGTTATCAGATTCTTTTTTTCCTACAGGAATATTTGCTACTTCAAATGGATTGGAATATCTTTTCTCTCAAAATAAGATTCATGGGATGACAGATCTAGCTGAGATGGTTAAAATCAATATTATTCAGCAGATAGGACCAACTGATTGCATTGCACTTGCAGACATATTTGAGAATTCAAATGAAGGTAATTTTGATAGAATTATTCAAGCAGATAATACATTATTTGCAACAAAATCAATTAAAGAAATTAGGGATGCATCAGTAAGATCAGGGATTCAATTAGTAAAGTGTGTGGCAGAATTTGTTAAAGATGACAAAATGCTAAAGCAGTATCAAGATAGTATTTTAGAGAAAAAAGCAAATGGAATTTTTCCTGTTGCCTTTGCTATATGTTGTAATGCCATGAAGATAAAAAAAGAGAAAAGCATGATGATGATGCTTTACGGTTTTAGTGTTGCAGTAGTGGGAGCGGCATTACGATTAGGACTAATTCAACACTTTGAAGGACAAAAAATCATTCATAAAATTAAACCTGTAATTGCTCAGACAATTAAAGAAAATTCAAATAAATCCCTTTCAGAAATGTGGCAGTTTGCACCTCAAATGGATGTCATTCAGATGTCCCATGAGAAAATGGATTCTAAAATGTTTATTACATAA
- a CDS encoding urease accessory protein UreE, which yields MLEVNVPIGNIFLDEGFDTLKDGNFERLKISRIELDKKILRRKTDRGTDIGLNLNSGIKLRNGDVLVNGKNPIVIEQLSEKVIRVRLKTSNNKKVMILLGHIIGNRHRPISIQGEEIIFPIQADSEKEVFEKLFHSIINYIELTVEERVFSPHSGADVHEH from the coding sequence GTGTTAGAGGTCAATGTACCGATCGGAAATATTTTTCTAGATGAAGGATTTGATACTCTTAAAGATGGTAATTTTGAGAGATTAAAGATTTCCAGAATAGAATTAGACAAAAAAATTCTCAGGAGAAAGACTGATCGTGGAACTGATATTGGTTTGAATTTAAATTCTGGAATTAAACTACGTAATGGAGATGTTCTGGTTAATGGAAAAAATCCAATTGTTATAGAGCAGTTATCTGAAAAAGTCATTAGAGTGAGACTAAAAACTAGCAACAACAAAAAGGTGATGATACTTTTGGGCCACATCATTGGAAATAGGCATAGACCAATCTCTATTCAGGGAGAAGAGATAATCTTTCCAATACAGGCTGATTCTGAAAAAGAAGTCTTTGAGAAACTATTTCATAGTATTATCAACTATATTGAGTTGACCGTAGAAGAACGGGTATTTTCTCCGCATTCAGGGGCAGATGTACATGAACATTGA
- a CDS encoding urease subunit gamma: protein MMLTPRELEKLNVFVTSELARRRQTRGLKLNHPEAVSILADHILEGARDGRSVPELMSSGKKVLTKDDVLPGVADLIHSIQVEATFEDGTKLVTIHDPIV, encoded by the coding sequence ATGATGCTTACTCCTAGAGAATTAGAGAAACTCAATGTTTTTGTTACATCGGAACTTGCTCGCAGAAGACAGACTAGAGGACTTAAACTAAATCATCCTGAAGCAGTTTCTATTTTAGCTGATCATATCTTAGAAGGTGCAAGAGATGGAAGATCTGTTCCAGAACTAATGAGTTCTGGCAAAAAAGTTCTAACAAAAGATGATGTTCTTCCTGGCGTTGCTGATCTAATCCATTCCATCCAAGTAGAAGCAACTTTTGAAGATGGAACTAAACTAGTAACTATCCATGACCCGATTGTGTGA
- a CDS encoding urease subunit beta, with the protein MIPGEYFPSDEPIIANVGKETVFVSVRNTGDRPIQVGSHTHFFETNKALDFPRKQSYGYHLNIPAGTSVRFEPGETKEIELTEFGGKKIVYGFSGLVSGSLEEKQEDAIKKAAEKGFKGVAK; encoded by the coding sequence ATGATTCCTGGCGAATATTTCCCTTCAGATGAACCAATAATTGCCAATGTGGGTAAGGAAACAGTTTTTGTTAGTGTTAGAAATACGGGAGATAGACCAATCCAAGTCGGTTCGCATACTCACTTTTTTGAAACAAATAAAGCACTTGATTTTCCAAGAAAGCAGTCCTATGGTTATCATCTTAATATTCCTGCAGGAACTTCTGTAAGATTTGAACCAGGTGAAACAAAAGAAATTGAATTAACAGAATTTGGAGGAAAGAAAATTGTTTATGGATTTAGCGGTTTAGTAAGTGGAAGCTTAGAAGAAAAACAAGAAGATGCTATCAAAAAAGCAGCAGAAAAAGGATTCAAGGGAGTGGCAAAATGA